Genomic window (Tissierellales bacterium):
CCAAAACCTGCTGAAGCTCCTATATATTCTCCAATAATAGCTCCCACTAAACTAGAACCTACACCAACACGAATACCTGATAATATCCAAGGCATACTTGATGGCAATACTACATGTATAAGTGTTTGTACCTTTCCTGCTCCAAGTAAATTTGCTGATTCAATAAGTTTAGGTTCCACATTCTGAATACCTGCATAAGTAGCAAAAAATACATGAAAGAAAACCATAAGCCCTGCAAGAAAGATTTTTGATGTAAGACCAAGGCCAAACCATAGAATATAAACCGGTGCTAAAGTTAACTGAGGAATGCCGTGAATTGCTGTAATAATAGGTAGAAGGATTTTTCCCAACATTTTAAACTGCCCTAATAATAATCCTACAACAATCCCAATGATTGTCCCATAGAACAATCCAGTAAAAGCTTCCCGCAGAGTTACAGATGTATGTTTTACTAAATCTCCACTTGTATAGAATTCAACTAAATCTTTAAGAATTTCACTTGGATAGCTTGTAAAAAGAGGG
Coding sequences:
- a CDS encoding ABC transporter permease, translating into MFYGTIIGIVVGLLLGQFKMLGKILLPIITAIHGIPQLTLAPVYILWFGLGLTSKIFLAGLMVFFHVFFATYAGIQNVEPKLIESANLLGAGKVQTLIHVVLPSSMPWILSGIRVGVGSSLVGAIIGEYIGASAGFGWMIAYATSFFNIARVMSCIFILLVVGIFLNFSLDKMENYLLRWRATTNPSMERRKNI